AATCATTTCATATCCGTCTTACTAACGTATAACAATTCATTTCTTTAGAAGAGAATAAaacttacttgtttttttttcagatccaAAATACAGTCCTGCCAAGGAATCCGAAAGTACACTTTCCAAGGAAGCCGAAATGAGTGAGCGGTCAGCGCGCATGCGCCATATTTGTTCGCAGTACCCCAAGAGACGTCAGCTGCTAGCCGTTTTAAAAAGCAAAGTATTTTATatatctgaaaaatataaattaagttATTGTCGCGTTGCGAAGGTCGGTAGCACATTTTGGACGCAGGTGTTCATGACACTGGCGGGCATCAAACCTAAGGACGGAAAGTCGCTTTTTGATATTCCGAGGGATGAATCTCACGAGACAATGAAAGAACACGAGGAATTGACATTAAACATACACGATAAGCGAATTAAAGAAACTACTAGCTTTATGGTTGCACGAAACCCATATTCCAGATTATTTTCGTCTTATATTGATCAAATATTCTTGCCAAATAAATGGTACGCTGCAACATTCATGATATCCGGAGCTAAAAACCCGGAACGTAAAAAATGCGGAAGTGATGTCACATTTGACGAATTTTTGCGCGCAGTTTCTGGATTTACGATCAGGCACATGTCAAATGACCCTCATTGGGCACCAATATTTTCTATATGTCTACCTTGTGAGACAAACATAGACATTTTAGCCAAGCAAGAAACATTTAATGAAgatgcagaatatattttaaacgtAGCAGGTGTTGAGCAGACGACAAGACACGAGGTCAAAcgtgttttaaaaaacaattatatTGAGCATTCACTATCGACTCTGGTACATACATACGTAACAAAAGCTCACGATCGAAAAATGATAAGGAAGGGGTGCATATCTGAATCAAAAATTGCAGAACGTATTTGGAACGCTTTTCAGATACAAGGGTATATTCATAATGATATTCAATTTCcggaagaaaattttaaaagttcgTCTGCTTCAGAAACTGAACAAACTTTGACGAAATTAGTTTTAGAAGCAGCCGAGAAGCGACTTCTGACGTCAGAGGAAAGAAATAAACAGAGACATAACTGGCAGGTACATTTCTGGAAGAAAGTCGCACCCGCAACTTTACAAAAAGTTCAAGATGCCTATTATGAGGACTTCCACGTGTTTCAGTACGATCTTGACCCAAATACAATGtgatcatttatttttataatttgatgCGTTGTCTAAGATTGCTTATTTGCCGTTTACttaaattgatttgttttatgtGTACAGATAATATCCATAGCAGCTAAGTGTCACTTATACCAGTAAAACTTAGTTTATTAGTTAATTTTCATGCCTATCACAGCAGAATAGGCACGCAGAATATTTCACTAAACGTACGACACCGCATTGTTtccttttttaagatattttccaTTAAGAGAAAACAAGTCGTATGCCTTTTCATGACAGATAGTTGAAAAATGGGTATGAATTATGAAACGAGTAAATATATATGCACTCCTATATTATTCCAAGGGACATGTAACCTGTTCCCCGTGTTTTGATATTATTACAACACGGACTTGTTGGCGTCTCACCGACTAACAATTTGGCACTATCGATGGGCAAAGAAATAGTGCTTCTATATCTAATTCACTTTTTTTACACAAGAGACATATTACAATTTATTCTGCAAGCATATAATCCCATATATTTTTCtgctactgtaaaatcatttaatttcgtggcatgaaatttcatggttttggtcaaaacggcaatttcgagGGGATATAagttcatggatttcaacttttgaacataaaatgaatgcgaattttacttgttcgttgggattaaatttcttggattgattcaaccacgaaatccacgaaaattagtcccccacgaatattaatgatttcacagtaattgatAAATAGAGAAAAACAGCGTCACTCTTACTGGAAATGATCGTCTTTACCCGGAAAGTAATAAATTGACTTTTCCACagaaaagactaaaaaaaaaaaaaaaacccacatgaTTGAATTCTACCGTCGGATAGGCAGTGCCTAATTTCAGATTGATCTTCATTGTTGTCACCTCCGTCTAACATAACAATCggcatttttgacaaaatctttcaGATCTTGTTAATGATCTATGACTATTCAAAcaagcttaaattatgccatGATATGATTCCTACCCATTTTTAATTGTCATGAAAAGGCACATAATCTAATTCACTTAATGTTAAGTATCTTTAATAAGAAAACAACGCGTTGTCAATGTTGAATTTTCATTAAAGTAtggccgtatgaacacatctgcgtaTGTCTCTATAAGACGTTTTCTTGTACTTGCAACAGGTACAAATGTCGAGTTAAGCTCAACCTGTTCCTACAGGTTTTTTGACGGTAGTAGAACTGCGACAATGTTGTCGTGCTGGgcgacctgttgagtttccattttttctatttaaatataaAGCAGACGTTAAATGCATTTCTAAAATATAGAAGGAcctgtccgcttagctcagtggtCGAgaattcgatccccgggcgaggtgCATAATCTCCctgattttataaaagacattgtgtctttaATCATTCGTCCCCCGCCTggaattcatgtggagaagttggcagttacttgcggagaacaggtttataatGTACATAATCAATGAACACTGGTGccttaacataactgaaatactgttgaaaaacagtcgttaaacccaaaacaaacaaacaaaaacataggACTTGTGTTGGTCATATTTTTCCCTGCTTCGAAACTAAATTCTCTCCATTGCGTACTTTCAATGCATTAAGGCTATTTAGATTTCGTTGCGGTCGCAAAacgaacaagcaaattcgataaattggtatcccccgccgagagggcttgtggtgaggaatggcaaaaagttaaggatgttaccaagaagcaaataatttcattgaaaatgaattttttttgcgGGGGATGGGTGGTGcggcggggggtggggggcagcGGGGGTTACTAGGTGAGAGTACAAAAtctcacatgttgattataaatattgatggaaaattaaaactgatgaaaaaaaatgGGTTGGAGATGGGGATgtatgatcggggtggtgggcaataaaaaggaatgatttttttttggggggggggggggggaggggggggggggtgaccaaggcaaggtggggttcaggtgtgggtacaaaacttcacatgtttataataaattttcatggaaaagaatgaaagaagtttaatgaaattctaccaattggttggtttgttatgtttTTAAACTATTAagaggcaataactctgaggaaaattgaccaattaaaaaaaaatgacaggcatcatctaAGTATGTCGGTTcgtatttatttcaagtttcatgaaattctatcagcttattactgagaaatggctgcagacgtggatttttcattaaatcaagggcaataactctgagggaaattgaccaatccaaaaaaaaaaacaggacgggcatcatcgcagtatgttggtgcatgattatttcaagtttcattaaattctacccGATACTTACAGAGAAATGACTGCGGACGGACagttttgggcatttttcattaaatcaagggcaataactctaaaggaaattgaccaatcaaaaaaaaaacttgacgggcatcatcgcagtatgctggttcatgtttatttcaagtttcatgaaattctaccagctagttactgaggaatggctgcggacggacgcacggactgatggactgacggacggacaacgccatttcaatacccgctcccgatttcatcggcgagGGATAATAAAGACTTATTGAACTTTTAGTATGTTATAAcaaacatattgttttaaacGTAGCCAATTCTTCAAAACTGTCAAAATGTTTAGGACTAAACGGAAACAATATATTCTTCAACAGGAAGTAgaaaagaacataattatgtagagaccgtaccatagctcttcgcatactttgatttttcaaactaaagtgatttttacaagtgcaccggttacgataaaaatgtaaacaacggactctgtctatgaaactttgaaatgaatgaatgacagtcgatcttagtcataatactgattgacagtgaatgctaatgactccatgtgttgcagaaaggtatttagtttgtaactgtaatttcccatcaattgaattcctctcaaaactggtaaaataattacttatatttggacaaaactcacggtctttgccgttcgacagctgcaaaaagggcaaatataaaatattcagtgtaagtaatatttcactggtactaccagttagtaagttcatactctgaacaacacgtcagagaaatttgggcagatttgaccaattatgacgttggcagcattagattatattttttctttacacaaaaattgccgttagataacaaagcgaatacgcttCCAGTTCACGCAACGTAATACAGCAATTAAACTACATAGCTATTacctactgctgttatagggaagtggtagagtgtctgccttaggtgtgagaggtcctgggttcaaTTCCCAGTTAGAGCTTTACTATTTAGATtgtgctaaagcatagttttgctgttaacagactgttccagatgttctaaatttttagcacacagtatcatggatcattatttagcaatccagatcaaagttgaatgataaatcaaatgcacccagtTAGAAAATATtaactatattatgtccctttgatgtttatgctctccatgttcaagaagagttacatttccttgatcacaaaattttcgttaacatgaaaatattaaatgctcgtaactccacacttctggttaaaatattgtctatatttctgtttttgagaaatatatgaacatttgtcttcatttcaaagctttttaacttcaaaccaatgatttgaaaaacttaggtactatctctaaattATGTAAGATTTATGAACAAcaaactatttacattttttttatcttttatttgctTTGTTCATGATAAAGCGCTCGTGCTTGAATAAACTATTCATGCTTAAACAAAACATGCATTGCTTAAAACAAGCATTCGTGCTTGATTCCTCTTTATTGAAATGTGAAACAAAAAGCACCttttgataacaaaacaaaacaaaaccacaagAATGTGAAGTTGTTAGAACGTTATCGTTCAGACTAGCAATGACCTGATTTTTGCCTCTTAAGGTGGTGGACCTGTTATGACACTCGGCATTTTCCGTATGATTACGTACTCTCATTATACACTTCGGCATTTTTCGGACGTAAATGTAAGCCTAAATGAACGCGCTAGTGACTTTCCGTAAAAATCCGAGGAATGCCGAAAACAGCATATAAAGAATACGTGATAGGCCAGTTACCATAacgggtccactacctttaaGTTAATATTTGATCCACCAAATCAGTAACAAAAATTTTCGCAGGGTACGGCTTTATTTTGCAACATCAAGATATAAGATACATACAATTTAAAGCTCAGTCATGTGTGGTAGTAAGAACAGATCTTTATTCATGTCAATTTAAtggccaaaaatatattttggttgCGAAATGTTCAGACtcttttatttataattgataaaTAGCAATACTTCcttaaaattttataacaaaacccGTAgttcgtgggttcgagccttgctgaAATCACAACTACACCCCGTATAacactagtattgtttcttttaaCTCAAATGAAACTAGTATCAGTACTCTAATTTTTTTCACGATCAATTACAAAATAATCGAAATAtcttaaacatttaaaaagtcACTCTCACCACTTCGAGTTCTTTAAAATGGCGTATAATATTGATAACTTTTTCTAACAGCTAAagagaaatcaaagaaaatccttgttatGGACAGGGTGGATCAAACAATAGTGTTTTAATTAAAGCGAGCATGAAAATCCGCACCATACCATCTACTTTTAGCAAAATTAAGCATACTGTCGACAAGAAACCTTTCAAAAAAGATTACATCGTTTTCACATAGTATGAACTATTATAAATACTTTTGGTCCTATTCTAAAGCTGGATTTATGCATTTTTGTATGTACAAAACAACCCAGAAACCAACTGCATTATGTAATGATTCTTATAAAATGTACACTATGTCAACGATGTAAAAatctaaaatgtgaaaaatatctcTGTTCGTCACtcataaatcagcagtgacattcaCAAGCCTTTTCCACATGCCCGGATCAGAGAAATTTCACATGCAGGGTGAATTAACAAACCACTGTGGATTCAGTGTGCAATAATCCAATAACGCAAAGGCGCCTAGTTAATTAAACAATCGGGCTAGCATACTTCTCAATATCTGACCGACTGTATAGGTAGGCGCCCTGCCGTAAATGGACACTAACaatacagaaagaaaaaaatctgattaaAGGTATTAAAAGTCccaaatatcaaatttgaaaatgtgaaCAATTACTGCATATAGTGTATGTAAACATTAAGTTCAAAAGTTTGTATATATTAAGGCATGTCTACAAGAAAATCTAGCATATAAAAGACGTTCCAGTGaaagcataaaaatgtcaaaggaCGCCGTACATTAAAATTTTCATTCAATGATTGTCTCGAAAAAATAGAAGCccgtttaaatttgtttttcgacttaaaatgcatattataaagaaaaagtaataaCAGGAGCAAATGAGGTCAATTACTTCTTAACAA
The genomic region above belongs to Mercenaria mercenaria strain notata chromosome 12, MADL_Memer_1, whole genome shotgun sequence and contains:
- the LOC123533225 gene encoding carbohydrate sulfotransferase 10-like, which encodes MKERKRDRLDHLARLKENNANTKYFRSHTSSGKAHDGRIHHPKYSPAKESESTLSKEAEMSERSARMRHICSQYPKRRQLLAVLKSKVFYISEKYKLSYCRVAKVGSTFWTQVFMTLAGIKPKDGKSLFDIPRDESHETMKEHEELTLNIHDKRIKETTSFMVARNPYSRLFSSYIDQIFLPNKWYAATFMISGAKNPERKKCGSDVTFDEFLRAVSGFTIRHMSNDPHWAPIFSICLPCETNIDILAKQETFNEDAEYILNVAGVEQTTRHEVKRVLKNNYIEHSLSTLVHTYVTKAHDRKMIRKGCISESKIAERIWNAFQIQGYIHNDIQFPEENFKSSSASETEQTLTKLVLEAAEKRLLTSEERNKQRHNWQVHFWKKVAPATLQKVQDAYYEDFHVFQYDLDPNTM